A genomic segment from Lemur catta isolate mLemCat1 chromosome 9, mLemCat1.pri, whole genome shotgun sequence encodes:
- the FAM174B gene encoding membrane protein FAM174B isoform X2, with the protein MRAAPPPAPLLPPPLLLLLALLVAPAARASRAESAPAPRPEPERESRPPPGPGPGNSTWTAPGAAGSGGGSANSSGDALVTRISTLLRDLPTLKAAVIVACAFSALLIACLLLRVFRSGKRLKKTRKYDIITTPAERVEMAPLNEEDDEDEDSTVFDIKYR; encoded by the exons ATGCGTgccgcgccgccgcccgcgccgctcctgccgccgccgctgctgctgctgctcgcGCTCCTGGTcgcgcccgccgcccgcgccAGCAGAGCCGAGTCTGCCCCGGCGCCGCGGCCCGAGCCCGAGCGCGAGTCGCggccgccgcccggcccggggCCCGGGAACTCCACCTGGACCGCGCCTGGCGCGGCGGGCAGCGGTGGCGGCAGCGCCAACAGCAGCGGCGACGCCTTGGTGACACGCATCTCCACCCTGCTCCGCGACCTGCCTACCCTGAAGGCGGCCGTGATCGTGGCGTGCGCCTTCAGCGCCCTCCTCATCGCCTGCCTGCTGCTGCGCGTCTTCAG gtcGGGAAAGAGGTTAAAGAAGACCCGAAAGTATGACATCATCACCACTCCAGCCGAGCGAGTGGAAATGGCCCCGCTGAACGAAGAGGATGATGAGGATGAGGACTCCACAGTATTTGATATCAAATACAG